From Topomyia yanbarensis strain Yona2022 chromosome 1, ASM3024719v1, whole genome shotgun sequence, one genomic window encodes:
- the LOC131676946 gene encoding tubulin polyglutamylase TTLL5 isoform X1: MLLIDRSTVPYLGTELISGEAIRFVGAIEDHRSSSIDGSCYCNSNMNNFQRFSLYKRKLNGYSSFDFFIMPISDKHRSNHPLNAKKSTPATPNPWVTGGPPGGKDAVLVFRTSALSPVNTSGSSDDIASVSSALTSDAAACSSSAAGSTKESPPVSSSVKQAKNLKILATLPKNFNVQRKSDSITTSSNSNEDDDDDDDDDEDEDDEDDDENEDAGDNDQDVEAEEETEEDDENDEEATSQDETGPSTVAATGASKKRQLESSSSSSSLSNASLASRDGDEPEAELPTSKSEPVLAVSEKKLPRKNHQENKENESVVKTEMPAAQLNIFYKFVNTETRLLRKILSAHGMAESGSDSTDFNLLWTGIHLKPDILRNLAPYQRVNHFPRSYELTRKDRLYKNIERMQHLRGLKHFDIVPQSFLLPQDYKELIAAHNKCRGPWIVKPVASSRGRGIFIVNSPDQIASYEQVVVAKYITDPLCIDGHKCDIRLYVAVTSFDPLIIYLYEEGLVRLATVKYDRTAENLWNPCMHLCNYSINKYHTDYIKSNNAGDEDVGHKWTLSALLRHLRSQGCNTEQLMLNIEDLIIKAIFSCTQPIVAACRMFVPHVGNCFELYGFDILIDDTLKPWLLEINLSPSLGCDTPLDTKVKACLLTDLLTMVGIPAISPLQKACYDSKGQKIRNLSTPYRRVNSADFVHSTGTSGKKDQSQYGSEPAKKLQTTLSALTVEELKIVRFARAQYERRGGFVRIFPTSDSMMRYASLLDPITGVPTSAITSSGSGTYLMIIPHNYNQMLHTHLFPQGNESENRIVHRIQKYERALESSLPITIGPKHTAPKCVDEAKRLRLQIRKLIEAGHELSILQSRRAFGLYLEYILKRLSSEPKHSQEELVMKFLYRVGAHMKTPFFFRNFGNKALGKDRGAMVAKQLGDYLHLYSKETEAFVDTFDMVGMVPIKLFNDFLMQAGEADVESVLTLHTNLTQTMPFLYTGCSSSVPPTPPIPVGAHGFLKALPCMAPGGANKELIRLDPHYKSNEARNSRMGLSTAAAGRSDFRADKSVRLSPIKRKPPPVGSMVKSSRERDQRSNWLY, from the exons GCGCAAGCTGAACGGTTATTCCAGCTTCGACTTTTTTATTATGCCTATATCGGACAAGCACCGATCGAATCATCCGTTGAA TGCCAAAAAATCAACCCCAGCAACACCCAACCCGTGGGTAACCGGTGGTCCTCCCGGTGGTAAGGACGCCGTCCTGGTGTTCCGTACCAGCGCCCTCTCCCCGGTCAACACAAGCGGTTCCAGTGATGACATCGCGTCGGTATCCTCCGCACTCACATCGGATGCTGCAGCGTGTTCGAGTTCTGCTGCAGGTTCCACCAAAGAATCACCACCCGTCTCCTCTAGTGTTAAGCAAGCCAAAAATTTGAAGATACTCGCGACACTGCCTaaaaatttcaacgttcaaCGGAAATCCGATAGTATTACCACCAGTAGCAATAGTAACGAAGACGATgatgacgatgacgacgacgacgaggaTGAAGATGACGAGGACGACGATGAGAACGAAGATGCGGGCGATAATGATCAGGACGTAGAGGCTGAGGAGGAAACAGAAGAAGATGATGAAAACGACGAGGAGGCCACCTCGCAGGACGAGACTGGTCCATCGACGGTCGCAGCGACGGGTGCGTCGAAGAAACGCCAGCTGGAATCATCTTCCTCGTCCAGCTCGCTAAGCAATGCTTCGTTGGCTAGTCGAGATGGCGACGAACCGGAAGCGGAACTGCCCACATCCAAATCGGAACCAGTTCTGGCTGTGTCGGAGAAAAAGCTGCCTCGAAAGAACCACCAGGAGAACAAGGAAAACGAAAGCGTCGTTAAAACGGAAATGCCTGCTGCGcagttgaatattttttataagtttGTTAACACGGAAACGCGACTGCTGCGAAAGATCCTCAGTGCTCACGGAATGGCCGAGAGTGGGTCCGACAGTACCGATTTCAATCTGCTGTGGACGGGGATCCACCTGAAGCCGGATATTTTGCGAAATCTGGCTCCCTACCAGCGAGTTAATCATTTTCCGAG ATCGTATGAACTAACGCGAAAAGATCGTCTATACAAAAACATCGAACGAATGCAGCATCTTCGCGGACTCAAACACTTCGACATAGTGCCCCAATCGTTTCTACTGCCCCAAGACTACAAGGAACTGATCGCTGCCCACAACAAGTGTCGCGGTCCGTGGATCGTAAAACCAGTCGCATCCAGCCGGGGACGGGGCATTTTCATCGTCAATTCG CCGGATCAAATCGCCTCGTACGAGCAGGTTGTAGTGGCCAAGTACATCACCGATCCGCTGTGTATCGACGGGCACAAGTGTGACATTCGGCTGTACGTTGCGGTTACCTCGTTCGATCCCCTAATCATTTACCTCTACGAGGAGGGTCTCGTGCGGTTGGCAACGGTAAAGTACGATCGAACGGCGGAAAACCTGTGGAATCCGTGTATGCATTTGTGCAACTATAGCATCAACAAGTACCACACGGATTACATCAAATCGAACAACGCCGGCGATGAGGACGTAGGTCACAAGTGGACCCTGAGCGCACTGTTGAGGCATTTGCGAAGTCAGGGTTGCAATACGGAACAGTTGATGCTGAACATTGAGGACCTGATCATAAAGGCCATCTTTTCCTGCACCCAACCGATTGTGGCTGCATGCCGGATGTTTGTACCGCATGTTGGAAACTGCTTTGAGTTGTACGGGTTTGATATTCTGATAGATGATACATTAAAACCTTGGTTGCTAGAGATAAACCTTTCGCCTTCGCTTGGCTGTGATACTCCGCTTGATACGAAAGTCAAGGCCTGTTTGCTAACCGATTTGCTAACGATGGTCGGAATTCCGGCAATTAGCCCACTACAAAAAGCTTGCTACGATAGTAAGGGACAGAAAATTAGAAATTTAAGTACACCCTATCGAAGGGTAAACTCGGCTGATTTTGTGCATAGCACCGGCACAAGTGGGAAAAAGGATCAGTCTCAGTATGGTTCTGAACCTGCGAAGAAACTTCAAACGACGCTAAGTGCACTAACGGTGGAGGAGCTGAAAATTGTTCGCTTCGCTAGAGCCCAGTACGAGCGCCGAGGAGGTTTCGTTAGAATTTTTCCCACCAGTGATAGCATGATGCGTTATGCGTCACTTTTGGATCCCATTACAGGAGTTCCCACGTCAGCTATTACATCATCCGGCAGTGGCACGTACCTGATGATCATTCCGCACAACTACAATCAAATGCTTCACACGCATCTGTTTCCTCAGGGCAATGAGTCGGAGAATCGAATCGTTCATCGCATCCAAAAGTACGAACGTGCGCTGGAAAGTTCACTTCCGATAACGATCGGCCCGAAACATACCGCCCCGAAGTGCGTTGATGAGGCGAAACGACTGAGATTGCAAATCAGAAAACTAATCGAGGCCGGCCACGAGCTTAGCATCCTACAGTCTAGACGTGCCTTTGGCCTATATCTAGAGTACATTCTCAAGCGGCTTTCGTCCGAACCGAAGCATAGCCAGGAGGAACTGGTGATGAAATTTTTGTATCGCGTTGGTGCACACATGAAAACTCCGTTCTTTTTCCGTAATTTTGGAAACAAAGCCCTGGGCAAGGATCGCGGAGCAATGGTAGCCAAACAGCTAGGCGACTATCTGCATCTGTACAGTAAGGAAACGGAAGCGTTCGTGGACACATTCGACATGGTCGGTATGGTTCCGATCAAGCTGTTCAATGACTTCCTGATGCAGGCCGGCGAAGCGGACGTAGAATCGGTACTAACACTACACACAAATCTGACCCAAACGATGCCGTTTCTGTATACCGGTTGTTCTTCGAGTGTCCCACCGACGCCGCCCATCCCGGTGGGAGCCCATGGTTTCCTTAAAGCCCTACCCTGTATGGCACCCGGAGGGGCTAACAAAGAACTGATCCGGCTGGATCCGCACTACAAAAGCAATGAGGCCCGCAATAGCCGAATGGGGTTGAGTACGGCGGCAGCCGGACGGTCCGATTTCCGGGCGGATAAGAGTGTGCGGTTGTCGCCAATCAAACGGAAACCGCCGCCGGTTGGTAGTATGGTTAAATCGTCGCGGGAAAGAGATCAACGGTCCAACTGGTTGTACTAG
- the LOC131676946 gene encoding tubulin polyglutamylase TTLL5 isoform X2, which produces MPISDKHRSNHPLNAKKSTPATPNPWVTGGPPGGKDAVLVFRTSALSPVNTSGSSDDIASVSSALTSDAAACSSSAAGSTKESPPVSSSVKQAKNLKILATLPKNFNVQRKSDSITTSSNSNEDDDDDDDDDEDEDDEDDDENEDAGDNDQDVEAEEETEEDDENDEEATSQDETGPSTVAATGASKKRQLESSSSSSSLSNASLASRDGDEPEAELPTSKSEPVLAVSEKKLPRKNHQENKENESVVKTEMPAAQLNIFYKFVNTETRLLRKILSAHGMAESGSDSTDFNLLWTGIHLKPDILRNLAPYQRVNHFPRSYELTRKDRLYKNIERMQHLRGLKHFDIVPQSFLLPQDYKELIAAHNKCRGPWIVKPVASSRGRGIFIVNSPDQIASYEQVVVAKYITDPLCIDGHKCDIRLYVAVTSFDPLIIYLYEEGLVRLATVKYDRTAENLWNPCMHLCNYSINKYHTDYIKSNNAGDEDVGHKWTLSALLRHLRSQGCNTEQLMLNIEDLIIKAIFSCTQPIVAACRMFVPHVGNCFELYGFDILIDDTLKPWLLEINLSPSLGCDTPLDTKVKACLLTDLLTMVGIPAISPLQKACYDSKGQKIRNLSTPYRRVNSADFVHSTGTSGKKDQSQYGSEPAKKLQTTLSALTVEELKIVRFARAQYERRGGFVRIFPTSDSMMRYASLLDPITGVPTSAITSSGSGTYLMIIPHNYNQMLHTHLFPQGNESENRIVHRIQKYERALESSLPITIGPKHTAPKCVDEAKRLRLQIRKLIEAGHELSILQSRRAFGLYLEYILKRLSSEPKHSQEELVMKFLYRVGAHMKTPFFFRNFGNKALGKDRGAMVAKQLGDYLHLYSKETEAFVDTFDMVGMVPIKLFNDFLMQAGEADVESVLTLHTNLTQTMPFLYTGCSSSVPPTPPIPVGAHGFLKALPCMAPGGANKELIRLDPHYKSNEARNSRMGLSTAAAGRSDFRADKSVRLSPIKRKPPPVGSMVKSSRERDQRSNWLY; this is translated from the exons ATGCCTATATCGGACAAGCACCGATCGAATCATCCGTTGAA TGCCAAAAAATCAACCCCAGCAACACCCAACCCGTGGGTAACCGGTGGTCCTCCCGGTGGTAAGGACGCCGTCCTGGTGTTCCGTACCAGCGCCCTCTCCCCGGTCAACACAAGCGGTTCCAGTGATGACATCGCGTCGGTATCCTCCGCACTCACATCGGATGCTGCAGCGTGTTCGAGTTCTGCTGCAGGTTCCACCAAAGAATCACCACCCGTCTCCTCTAGTGTTAAGCAAGCCAAAAATTTGAAGATACTCGCGACACTGCCTaaaaatttcaacgttcaaCGGAAATCCGATAGTATTACCACCAGTAGCAATAGTAACGAAGACGATgatgacgatgacgacgacgacgaggaTGAAGATGACGAGGACGACGATGAGAACGAAGATGCGGGCGATAATGATCAGGACGTAGAGGCTGAGGAGGAAACAGAAGAAGATGATGAAAACGACGAGGAGGCCACCTCGCAGGACGAGACTGGTCCATCGACGGTCGCAGCGACGGGTGCGTCGAAGAAACGCCAGCTGGAATCATCTTCCTCGTCCAGCTCGCTAAGCAATGCTTCGTTGGCTAGTCGAGATGGCGACGAACCGGAAGCGGAACTGCCCACATCCAAATCGGAACCAGTTCTGGCTGTGTCGGAGAAAAAGCTGCCTCGAAAGAACCACCAGGAGAACAAGGAAAACGAAAGCGTCGTTAAAACGGAAATGCCTGCTGCGcagttgaatattttttataagtttGTTAACACGGAAACGCGACTGCTGCGAAAGATCCTCAGTGCTCACGGAATGGCCGAGAGTGGGTCCGACAGTACCGATTTCAATCTGCTGTGGACGGGGATCCACCTGAAGCCGGATATTTTGCGAAATCTGGCTCCCTACCAGCGAGTTAATCATTTTCCGAG ATCGTATGAACTAACGCGAAAAGATCGTCTATACAAAAACATCGAACGAATGCAGCATCTTCGCGGACTCAAACACTTCGACATAGTGCCCCAATCGTTTCTACTGCCCCAAGACTACAAGGAACTGATCGCTGCCCACAACAAGTGTCGCGGTCCGTGGATCGTAAAACCAGTCGCATCCAGCCGGGGACGGGGCATTTTCATCGTCAATTCG CCGGATCAAATCGCCTCGTACGAGCAGGTTGTAGTGGCCAAGTACATCACCGATCCGCTGTGTATCGACGGGCACAAGTGTGACATTCGGCTGTACGTTGCGGTTACCTCGTTCGATCCCCTAATCATTTACCTCTACGAGGAGGGTCTCGTGCGGTTGGCAACGGTAAAGTACGATCGAACGGCGGAAAACCTGTGGAATCCGTGTATGCATTTGTGCAACTATAGCATCAACAAGTACCACACGGATTACATCAAATCGAACAACGCCGGCGATGAGGACGTAGGTCACAAGTGGACCCTGAGCGCACTGTTGAGGCATTTGCGAAGTCAGGGTTGCAATACGGAACAGTTGATGCTGAACATTGAGGACCTGATCATAAAGGCCATCTTTTCCTGCACCCAACCGATTGTGGCTGCATGCCGGATGTTTGTACCGCATGTTGGAAACTGCTTTGAGTTGTACGGGTTTGATATTCTGATAGATGATACATTAAAACCTTGGTTGCTAGAGATAAACCTTTCGCCTTCGCTTGGCTGTGATACTCCGCTTGATACGAAAGTCAAGGCCTGTTTGCTAACCGATTTGCTAACGATGGTCGGAATTCCGGCAATTAGCCCACTACAAAAAGCTTGCTACGATAGTAAGGGACAGAAAATTAGAAATTTAAGTACACCCTATCGAAGGGTAAACTCGGCTGATTTTGTGCATAGCACCGGCACAAGTGGGAAAAAGGATCAGTCTCAGTATGGTTCTGAACCTGCGAAGAAACTTCAAACGACGCTAAGTGCACTAACGGTGGAGGAGCTGAAAATTGTTCGCTTCGCTAGAGCCCAGTACGAGCGCCGAGGAGGTTTCGTTAGAATTTTTCCCACCAGTGATAGCATGATGCGTTATGCGTCACTTTTGGATCCCATTACAGGAGTTCCCACGTCAGCTATTACATCATCCGGCAGTGGCACGTACCTGATGATCATTCCGCACAACTACAATCAAATGCTTCACACGCATCTGTTTCCTCAGGGCAATGAGTCGGAGAATCGAATCGTTCATCGCATCCAAAAGTACGAACGTGCGCTGGAAAGTTCACTTCCGATAACGATCGGCCCGAAACATACCGCCCCGAAGTGCGTTGATGAGGCGAAACGACTGAGATTGCAAATCAGAAAACTAATCGAGGCCGGCCACGAGCTTAGCATCCTACAGTCTAGACGTGCCTTTGGCCTATATCTAGAGTACATTCTCAAGCGGCTTTCGTCCGAACCGAAGCATAGCCAGGAGGAACTGGTGATGAAATTTTTGTATCGCGTTGGTGCACACATGAAAACTCCGTTCTTTTTCCGTAATTTTGGAAACAAAGCCCTGGGCAAGGATCGCGGAGCAATGGTAGCCAAACAGCTAGGCGACTATCTGCATCTGTACAGTAAGGAAACGGAAGCGTTCGTGGACACATTCGACATGGTCGGTATGGTTCCGATCAAGCTGTTCAATGACTTCCTGATGCAGGCCGGCGAAGCGGACGTAGAATCGGTACTAACACTACACACAAATCTGACCCAAACGATGCCGTTTCTGTATACCGGTTGTTCTTCGAGTGTCCCACCGACGCCGCCCATCCCGGTGGGAGCCCATGGTTTCCTTAAAGCCCTACCCTGTATGGCACCCGGAGGGGCTAACAAAGAACTGATCCGGCTGGATCCGCACTACAAAAGCAATGAGGCCCGCAATAGCCGAATGGGGTTGAGTACGGCGGCAGCCGGACGGTCCGATTTCCGGGCGGATAAGAGTGTGCGGTTGTCGCCAATCAAACGGAAACCGCCGCCGGTTGGTAGTATGGTTAAATCGTCGCGGGAAAGAGATCAACGGTCCAACTGGTTGTACTAG